The Planktothrix tepida PCC 9214 genome has a segment encoding these proteins:
- a CDS encoding SitI3 family protein, with protein sequence MSLDYELRLETNFNSNNIYDILSNQFDLQPGEDQRLFNSGIIIGVSPEKPATQYLMLENYGFKPTIDVWFRLKHQDEKILGKQTLLNVSILLLSQISGDAVLLFNSEKTVLQRISGVLIFNQKPETWQDSELSQVELNYHVKPLKSPLLGDPSPKIAIQPAIYSRLQALAISQGKSLKQLTNDVLKAGLINE encoded by the coding sequence ATGTCATTAGATTATGAACTCAGACTAGAAACAAATTTTAATTCTAATAATATCTACGATATTTTATCTAATCAATTCGATTTGCAACCTGGGGAAGACCAACGATTATTTAATTCTGGAATTATTATTGGCGTTTCCCCGGAAAAACCAGCAACACAATATCTAATGCTAGAAAATTACGGATTTAAGCCAACAATTGATGTATGGTTTCGTCTCAAACATCAAGATGAAAAAATCTTAGGTAAACAAACTCTCTTGAATGTTTCAATATTATTATTAAGTCAAATTTCAGGAGATGCGGTACTATTATTTAATAGCGAAAAAACAGTTTTACAACGAATTAGCGGAGTTTTGATTTTTAATCAAAAACCTGAAACATGGCAGGATTCAGAATTATCTCAAGTTGAACTTAATTATCATGTTAAACCCTTAAAATCCCCCTTACTGGGTGATCCTTCCCCTAAAATTGCGATTCAACCTGCTATTTACTCTCGTTTACAAGCATTGGCAATTTCGCAAGGAAAATCTTTAAAACAGTTAACAAATGATGTATTAAAGGCAGGTTTAATAAATGAATAA
- a CDS encoding Druantia anti-phage system protein DruA, with protein MAEHQKLWAYAISHWSIPVTNGYGRRIRYFVFDSQNHKLIGIIGLCDPVIGLGVRDENSINWTKNQKLKRLYNCMTAYILGAIPPYNRVLASKLVALAVMFPTVRQDFYRKYKNKSSLITGENKKSDLVYIDTLGAFGKSAIYNRLINWEFVDYTKGQSHLHITVNGSWELIKQVVPPEVFETYKYGKGPNWKMRILKRGLRELGLSEDMLSIGWQRAYYRCPLAENWNEYLLGETDSVVWRKFTQKDLVTYWHQRWVNPRMDVLQAKLDEE; from the coding sequence ATAGCAGAACATCAAAAATTATGGGCCTATGCTATATCTCACTGGTCGATACCCGTTACAAATGGTTATGGTAGACGGATTCGATATTTTGTTTTTGATAGCCAAAATCATAAATTGATCGGGATTATTGGACTTTGTGACCCTGTAATTGGTCTGGGAGTACGAGATGAAAATTCTATTAATTGGACAAAAAATCAGAAATTGAAACGGCTGTATAACTGTATGACAGCCTATATTTTAGGAGCAATCCCTCCCTACAATCGAGTGCTTGCCTCAAAATTAGTTGCTCTTGCTGTAATGTTTCCAACAGTGCGTCAAGACTTTTATAGAAAATATAAGAATAAATCTTCTCTTATTACAGGAGAAAATAAAAAATCCGATCTTGTTTATATTGATACGCTAGGAGCTTTCGGAAAGTCAGCAATTTATAATCGCTTGATTAACTGGGAATTTGTTGATTATACTAAAGGTCAAAGTCATCTTCATATAACAGTAAATGGAAGTTGGGAACTAATTAAGCAAGTTGTACCACCGGAAGTTTTTGAAACATACAAATATGGAAAGGGGCCTAATTGGAAAATGCGTATCTTAAAAAGGGGACTAAGAGAACTTGGGTTATCAGAAGATATGTTAAGTATTGGTTGGCAGAGAGCATACTATCGTTGCCCATTGGCAGAAAATTGGAATGAATATTTATTAGGAGAGACAGATTCTGTTGTCTGGCGAAAATTTACACAAAAAGACTTAGTAACTTATTGGCATCAAAGATGGGTTAATCCCAGAATGGATGTACTACAAGCTAAACTAGATGAGGAATGA
- a CDS encoding type II toxin-antitoxin system VapC family toxin, with protein MNEVFLDTSFAIALSSITDQHHARAVQLAAQLQASQARLVTTQAILLEIGNALSKLKYRMAAIQLLESLEADPSVEIVLLTHDLYMAAFNLFKQRKDKEWGLVDCLSFIVMGNRGITDALTADTHFQQAGFRALLKN; from the coding sequence ATGAATGAAGTTTTTTTAGATACTTCCTTTGCGATCGCGCTTTCTTCAATTACGGATCAACATCATGCACGGGCTGTTCAATTGGCTGCTCAACTGCAAGCTAGTCAAGCCCGTTTAGTTACTACTCAAGCTATTTTACTAGAAATTGGTAATGCACTTTCTAAATTAAAATATAGAATGGCTGCAATCCAACTATTAGAATCTCTTGAAGCTGATCCCAGTGTGGAAATTGTCTTGTTGACTCATGATTTGTATATGGCTGCATTCAATTTGTTTAAACAGCGAAAAGATAAAGAATGGGGTTTAGTCGATTGTCTGTCATTTATCGTTATGGGAAATCGAGGAATTACGGATGCACTAACCGCCGATACTCATTTTCAGCAAGCTGGGTTTCGAGCATTACTCAAAAACTAG
- a CDS encoding PAS domain S-box protein: MNKRRVLPIIISNPPDPPGKLILSPTSANAEEDYFRRFVEYLPTAVAMVDSQLRYLAVSRQWQQHYAGGHPDLIGCSHQDWFPHLPEIWYQNAEQCLVGKLPYWELEICQPLVNGALEWKKWVVQPWKTASGTIGGLMLSLEVITPQKQLQEKLQLTQQAFEQAATAIFGMTLDGRFCYVNQAACRMLGYTQSELLQLNIHDIDRDLTPVIWGEYCQQLQQKGSLTFESRHQKKSGFIFPVDFTINYLELQSTKPELTVQAEFGAACVLCSPLICGFAADISDRKATSSAVVASKDQLEAVLNAVPGLVSWISSDLKYLGVNRHLANSYNVPAEEFVGKEVGFLQNSPKFNEFVYEFFAQDAWKSSREITANVRGVPYTYLIVAQKYHRGSAAVFVGLDITERQKMEEALRQSEGQEAKRRAELEAILNQLQRTQTQLIQTEKMSSLGQLVAGIAHEINNPVNFISGNIAHAKNYIEDLMKLLTLYQQHYPQIIPEIADEIEEMNLSFLKQDLPRILESMKVGSERIRDVVRSLRHFTRLDEAQMKSVDIHEGLDSTILILQNRLQAKAGRPSINLIKEYSALPKVECYAGQLNQVFMNLLTYTIDQLEATSSKGDLTTQPQIIIRTYLPDKNTVAISISDNGIGMSEVECKSIFDPLMTSHIQGKGTGLGLSLAYHLVTDKHQGQLNCFSSLGVGTEFLITIPLKS; encoded by the coding sequence GTGAACAAAAGGCGAGTTCTACCCATTATCATTTCTAACCCTCCTGATCCCCCAGGGAAGTTGATTCTTTCCCCGACTTCTGCCAATGCCGAGGAAGATTATTTCCGTCGTTTCGTGGAATATTTACCAACGGCAGTGGCAATGGTTGACTCGCAACTGCGATATTTAGCCGTGTCCCGTCAATGGCAACAACATTATGCAGGTGGACATCCTGATTTAATCGGTTGTTCTCATCAAGACTGGTTTCCCCATTTACCCGAAATTTGGTATCAAAATGCTGAACAGTGTTTAGTGGGAAAATTACCTTATTGGGAACTAGAAATTTGTCAACCCTTGGTGAATGGTGCTCTGGAGTGGAAAAAATGGGTTGTTCAACCTTGGAAAACCGCATCAGGAACCATAGGGGGGTTAATGTTATCCCTAGAAGTCATTACCCCTCAAAAACAATTACAAGAAAAATTACAACTGACTCAACAAGCTTTTGAACAAGCGGCGACGGCGATTTTTGGGATGACGTTAGACGGTCGTTTTTGTTATGTGAATCAAGCCGCCTGTCGGATGTTGGGTTATACCCAAAGTGAATTGCTACAACTGAATATTCATGATATTGATCGAGATTTAACCCCTGTCATTTGGGGAGAATATTGCCAACAATTGCAGCAAAAAGGCTCATTAACCTTTGAGTCCCGTCATCAAAAAAAATCCGGTTTTATTTTTCCCGTTGACTTTACGATTAATTATTTAGAATTACAGTCTACTAAACCCGAGTTAACGGTTCAAGCTGAATTTGGCGCAGCGTGCGTTCTCTGTTCCCCATTAATTTGCGGTTTTGCGGCGGATATTTCTGACCGAAAAGCCACATCCTCTGCGGTGGTCGCATCCAAAGATCAATTAGAAGCGGTGTTGAATGCTGTCCCAGGGTTAGTGTCTTGGATTAGTTCGGATTTAAAATATTTAGGGGTGAATCGCCATTTAGCCAATTCTTACAATGTTCCGGCGGAAGAATTTGTCGGGAAAGAAGTCGGATTTCTGCAAAATAGCCCTAAATTTAATGAATTTGTCTATGAATTTTTTGCCCAAGATGCTTGGAAAAGCTCTAGGGAAATTACGGCTAATGTTCGTGGCGTTCCTTACACCTATTTAATTGTTGCTCAAAAATATCATCGCGGATCAGCGGCGGTTTTCGTCGGATTAGATATTACAGAACGACAAAAAATGGAAGAGGCTTTACGCCAAAGTGAAGGACAAGAAGCTAAACGACGAGCAGAATTAGAAGCGATTTTAAATCAGCTTCAACGCACTCAAACCCAACTGATTCAAACGGAAAAAATGTCAAGTTTGGGTCAGTTAGTGGCGGGAATTGCCCATGAAATTAATAATCCCGTGAATTTTATTTCAGGAAATATTGCCCATGCCAAAAATTATATTGAGGATTTAATGAAGTTATTAACTTTATATCAACAGCATTATCCTCAGATTATTCCTGAAATTGCTGATGAAATAGAAGAGATGAATTTGAGCTTTTTAAAACAGGATTTACCGAGAATTTTAGAATCGATGAAAGTCGGGTCAGAACGAATTCGGGATGTCGTGCGATCGCTGCGTCATTTCACTCGTTTAGATGAAGCTCAAATGAAATCTGTTGATATTCATGAAGGGTTAGATAGTACAATTTTAATCTTACAAAATCGCCTGCAAGCTAAAGCCGGACGACCGAGTATTAACTTAATTAAAGAATATAGTGCTTTACCGAAAGTGGAGTGCTACGCCGGACAATTGAATCAGGTGTTTATGAATTTACTCACCTATACCATTGATCAGTTAGAAGCAACCAGTTCTAAAGGAGATTTAACCACTCAACCTCAGATTATCATTCGTACCTATTTACCGGATAAAAATACCGTTGCTATCTCGATTTCTGATAATGGAATTGGAATGTCAGAAGTTGAATGTAAAAGTATTTTTGACCCGTTGATGACCTCACACATACAGGGAAAAGGAACAGGTTTAGGATTATCTTTGGCTTATCATTTAGTCACGGATAAACATCAAGGACAACTCAATTGTTTTTCTAGCTTAGGAGTCGGAACCGAGTTTTTAATTACAATTCCGTTAAAAAGTTAG
- a CDS encoding MBL fold metallo-hydrolase: protein MVEITFLKAGYCTHPEAMVLPGESWKSIIFPALFALIRHPMGWILFDTGYSERFYQETQYLPNKLYALLTPVYLKPQETAISQLKQLGIEPEEIQYIIISHFHADHIGGLKDFPKAEFICFQSGYKAIKNTQGLRALKAGFLAGLMPDNFEERVIFAENYKAIKLPENLTPFEQGFDLFGDGCLIAIELPGHAVGQMGLYLTDNNGKQYFLIADACWLSRAYQELIYPQRIADLLFADKTAYRETLKKINQLYRNNPHLNIVPSHSSID, encoded by the coding sequence ATGGTAGAAATTACATTTTTGAAGGCGGGATATTGTACACACCCTGAAGCGATGGTACTTCCGGGGGAAAGTTGGAAATCGATAATTTTCCCGGCGTTATTTGCTTTAATTCGTCATCCTATGGGGTGGATTTTATTTGATACGGGATATTCTGAACGGTTTTATCAAGAAACACAATATCTACCCAATAAGCTTTATGCTTTATTAACCCCGGTTTATTTAAAACCTCAAGAAACTGCGATTTCTCAACTCAAACAGTTAGGAATTGAACCGGAGGAGATTCAATATATTATTATTTCTCATTTTCATGCGGATCATATTGGGGGATTAAAAGATTTTCCCAAAGCAGAATTTATTTGTTTTCAGTCGGGTTATAAGGCGATCAAAAATACACAGGGTTTGAGGGCATTAAAAGCTGGTTTTTTAGCAGGTTTAATGCCCGATAATTTTGAAGAACGAGTCATTTTTGCGGAAAATTATAAAGCCATAAAATTACCTGAAAATTTAACTCCCTTTGAACAGGGGTTTGATTTATTCGGAGATGGTTGTTTAATTGCCATTGAATTACCGGGTCATGCCGTTGGACAAATGGGGTTATATTTAACAGATAATAACGGAAAACAGTATTTTTTAATTGCGGATGCTTGTTGGTTAAGCCGTGCCTATCAAGAATTAATTTATCCTCAACGCATTGCTGATTTATTGTTTGCAGATAAAACGGCTTATCGAGAAACCCTGAAAAAAATTAATCAGTTATATCGAAATAATCCTCATCTTAATATTGTTCCATCCCATAGTTCAATAGATTAG
- a CDS encoding glycoside hydrolase family 31 protein, whose protein sequence is MKIFLKKLYLKWKFFWVNLIYLTYTPQAILYSYKRDRADRNISPLQPHSSETGDTPGKLLRAANTETGTIFYFEKAELELTFLTDDFVRITWKPTILPYPYGIERHDWEILEPILNQVENTWTVTSPNATLTIQVQDEGHLKFFDHQHQLIREEYPPEKLNEQWIHRANLRPEEHIYGLGERSFPLNLRLAKEINEKGEPTAEPKKFRMWNFDAAGQYSPGSDPMYLCIPLYLGLHEQGSYLIFYENPHEAIFQFSDTATANFSGGALRYYFTLGSLPKLIENYTELTGHSPLPPCWALGYHHSRWGFGTETQVRETYRNFEKNDLPLSAIHLDIDVMVDYQAFTIDPKRFPDLKRFIQELEVHGVKFISILNPGIKYTRHNQMFLQGQILHAFCKYPNGELVVAPVWPGWTVFPDFTHPMVRRWWTRQYLYLLEVGVGGFWHDMNEPAAFIAWGDRSLPKVTRHFVEGRGGDHREIHNVYGMLQSSAAFESLCQSRPHHRPFIVSRAGWAGLQRYAWVWTGDIESSWAALRQTISTVIGLGLSGIPYSGSDTGGFQGNPSAELYLRWFQMSTFMMFYRTHSSNNVEHRTPWIYGEPTLSILREFLKLRYRLIPYIYTLTWETHQQGYPPVRPIFWLDPTDSNLWDIDDAFLLGNALMICPIYEPGMRSRNVYLPEGEWYHFWDDQKLTGSQTVEFDAPLEQIPLLIKAGSIIPMEEEKTLILHLYPTRERNAQGLLYSDAGDGYETSRIDQFQLQPSFTSATTNQLLPNLLAATESDPIDSSGDGMKENGNSMTLTWEQQGDYAFSYQQIQLQLHGFNLQKAWIDEVEVSCENNSIICDRRFQQARFIALIS, encoded by the coding sequence ATGAAAATATTTCTCAAAAAATTATACTTAAAATGGAAATTTTTCTGGGTCAATTTAATTTATTTAACCTACACCCCTCAAGCTATCTTATATTCTTATAAACGCGATCGCGCTGACCGCAATATTTCCCCACTACAACCTCACTCCTCAGAAACGGGAGATACACCAGGGAAATTATTAAGAGCAGCAAACACAGAAACAGGCACAATATTTTATTTTGAGAAAGCAGAATTAGAACTAACCTTTTTAACCGATGATTTTGTCAGAATTACCTGGAAACCGACTATTCTACCTTATCCTTATGGTATTGAACGTCACGACTGGGAAATCCTAGAACCAATTTTAAATCAAGTCGAAAATACTTGGACTGTTACCTCTCCAAACGCAACATTAACGATCCAGGTTCAAGATGAAGGTCATCTTAAATTTTTCGATCATCAACACCAATTAATCCGCGAAGAATACCCTCCAGAAAAGTTAAATGAACAATGGATACATCGAGCTAATTTACGACCTGAAGAACATATTTATGGGTTAGGAGAACGTTCATTTCCCTTAAATTTACGATTAGCAAAAGAAATCAATGAAAAAGGGGAACCCACCGCAGAACCGAAAAAATTTAGAATGTGGAATTTTGATGCAGCCGGACAATATAGTCCGGGTTCTGACCCCATGTATTTGTGTATTCCCCTCTATTTAGGATTACATGAACAAGGGAGTTATTTAATTTTTTATGAAAATCCTCATGAAGCAATTTTTCAATTTTCAGACACAGCAACAGCTAATTTTAGTGGCGGTGCATTGCGATACTATTTCACCCTAGGTTCTCTCCCTAAATTAATAGAAAATTACACCGAATTAACCGGACATTCTCCCCTTCCTCCCTGTTGGGCATTAGGCTATCATCATTCTCGTTGGGGGTTTGGAACTGAAACCCAAGTCAGAGAAACCTATCGTAATTTTGAAAAAAATGATTTACCTTTAAGTGCCATTCATCTTGATATTGATGTCATGGTAGATTATCAAGCTTTTACGATTGATCCCAAACGATTTCCTGACTTAAAACGGTTTATTCAAGAACTCGAAGTTCATGGCGTTAAATTTATTAGTATTCTCAACCCTGGAATTAAATATACTCGCCATAATCAAATGTTTTTACAAGGGCAAATTCTTCATGCTTTTTGTAAATATCCCAACGGTGAATTAGTCGTCGCCCCGGTATGGCCAGGATGGACAGTTTTTCCTGATTTTACCCATCCAATGGTACGCCGTTGGTGGACACGACAATATTTATATTTATTAGAAGTTGGAGTTGGAGGGTTTTGGCATGATATGAACGAACCTGCGGCTTTTATTGCGTGGGGAGATCGTTCATTACCTAAAGTAACTCGCCATTTTGTTGAAGGTCGAGGCGGAGATCATCGAGAAATTCATAACGTTTATGGAATGTTACAATCCTCCGCCGCTTTTGAAAGTTTATGTCAATCTCGACCCCATCATCGCCCTTTTATTGTATCTCGTGCAGGGTGGGCAGGTTTACAACGTTATGCGTGGGTTTGGACGGGGGATATTGAGTCGAGTTGGGCGGCTTTACGTCAAACCATTTCAACAGTTATTGGGTTAGGATTATCGGGTATTCCCTATAGTGGTTCAGACACCGGAGGTTTTCAAGGAAACCCTAGCGCAGAATTGTATTTACGTTGGTTTCAAATGTCAACTTTTATGATGTTTTATCGCACCCATTCTTCTAATAACGTCGAACATCGAACCCCTTGGATATATGGAGAACCAACGTTAAGTATTTTACGCGAATTCTTGAAATTACGTTATCGATTAATTCCCTATATTTATACCTTAACTTGGGAAACTCATCAACAAGGATATCCCCCAGTGCGTCCCATATTTTGGCTTGATCCAACGGATAGTAATTTATGGGATATTGATGATGCGTTTTTATTGGGAAATGCTTTAATGATCTGTCCGATTTATGAACCCGGAATGCGATCACGCAATGTCTATTTACCCGAAGGAGAATGGTATCATTTTTGGGATGATCAGAAATTAACAGGTTCCCAAACTGTTGAATTTGATGCTCCCTTAGAACAAATTCCTTTATTAATAAAAGCCGGAAGTATTATCCCAATGGAAGAGGAAAAAACCTTAATCTTACATCTCTATCCCACCCGTGAAAGAAACGCTCAAGGACTATTATATAGTGATGCAGGAGATGGATATGAAACCTCAAGAATTGATCAATTTCAACTTCAACCCAGTTTCACCTCAGCAACAACCAATCAACTGCTTCCTAACTTACTAGCAGCAACTGAGTCAGATCCTATTGATTCTTCAGGAGATGGGATGAAGGAAAACGGAAATTCAATGACATTGACCTGGGAACAACAAGGAGATTATGCTTTTTCATATCAGCAAATTCAGTTACAATTACATGGCTTTAATTTACAAAAAGCCTGGATTGATGAGGTTGAAGTTAGTTGTGAAAATAATAGTATAATTTGCGATCGCCGCTTTCAACAAGCTCGTTTTATTGCTCTTATTTCATAA
- a CDS encoding NAD-dependent epimerase/dehydratase family protein produces the protein MKKVLVTGGTGFLGQKLALRLHSLGQDVTILGRNLIIGDCLQQLGLKFLPVDITNSDAILSAMSGQEDVFHCAALSSPWGREEEFYKTNVIGTRNIIESCFTHHVRRLIYVSTSAVYFNLTHRFNIKETDNLVQNPIHPYIKTKQLAEQEINRGFQQGLPVISIRPRGIFGAGDTVIFPRLLKVSETTGIPLINGGKAILDMTYVDNVVDALLLCQTALDQQLGEYFNITNGEPMELLALLEKLSQKLNISLKFKPLPYAISYTLATGMEWFYQSFLPSREPALTRYTLGLLAFSQTLDITSAKIQLGYKPQISIEKGLDEFVRYWKSL, from the coding sequence ATGAAAAAAGTTTTAGTCACGGGTGGAACTGGATTTTTAGGTCAGAAATTAGCGTTGAGATTGCATTCTTTAGGTCAGGATGTGACAATTTTAGGACGTAACTTAATTATAGGCGATTGCTTACAACAATTAGGACTTAAATTCTTACCCGTTGATATTACAAATTCTGATGCTATATTATCAGCAATGTCTGGACAAGAAGATGTTTTTCATTGTGCGGCTTTATCTTCTCCCTGGGGACGAGAAGAAGAGTTTTATAAAACGAATGTTATCGGAACTCGGAATATTATTGAAAGTTGTTTCACTCATCATGTCAGACGTTTAATTTATGTTTCTACTTCGGCGGTTTATTTTAATTTAACCCATCGCTTTAATATTAAAGAAACCGATAATTTAGTTCAAAATCCTATCCATCCTTATATTAAAACAAAGCAATTAGCAGAACAAGAAATTAATCGTGGGTTTCAACAAGGTTTACCTGTGATTTCTATTCGTCCGCGTGGTATTTTTGGCGCTGGGGATACGGTGATTTTTCCCCGACTATTAAAAGTAAGTGAAACAACGGGTATTCCATTAATTAATGGAGGAAAGGCGATCTTAGATATGACTTATGTTGATAATGTTGTGGATGCGTTATTATTGTGTCAAACTGCACTGGATCAACAATTAGGAGAATATTTTAATATTACCAATGGAGAACCGATGGAATTATTAGCCTTATTAGAAAAATTATCACAAAAATTGAATATTTCCTTAAAGTTTAAACCTTTACCCTACGCGATCTCATACACTTTAGCAACGGGGATGGAATGGTTTTATCAATCTTTTTTACCCAGTCGAGAACCTGCTTTAACGCGCTATACTCTAGGATTATTAGCTTTTAGTCAAACTTTGGATATTACATCGGCTAAAATCCAGTTAGGGTATAAACCTCAAATTTCCATTGAAAAAGGTTTAGATGAGTTTGTTAGATATTGGAAATCTTTATAA
- the rpsD gene encoding 30S ribosomal protein S4, whose product MARYRGPRLRIVRRLGDLPGLTRKTPRKAYPPGQHGQARRKRSEYAIRLEEKQKLRYNYGVSERQLLRYVRKARRASGSTGQVLLQLLEMRLDNTIFRLGMAPTIPAARQLVSHGHVTVNGHRVNIPSYQCRPGELIGIRNTEKSRELVKANLQYPGLANVPSHLELDKEKLTAKVNSVIEREWVALQINELLVVEYYSRQA is encoded by the coding sequence ATGGCTCGATATAGAGGCCCCCGTCTGAGAATCGTTCGTCGTTTGGGCGATTTACCCGGATTAACCCGGAAGACCCCCAGAAAGGCCTATCCCCCTGGACAACACGGTCAAGCCCGTCGCAAACGTTCAGAATATGCGATTCGGTTAGAAGAGAAGCAAAAACTGCGCTATAACTATGGTGTGTCTGAGCGCCAACTATTACGCTATGTCCGTAAAGCTCGCCGCGCCTCTGGTTCTACGGGTCAAGTGTTGCTGCAACTGTTGGAAATGCGTTTGGATAATACCATTTTCCGTTTAGGAATGGCCCCTACAATTCCGGCGGCTCGTCAGTTAGTCAGTCATGGTCACGTTACCGTTAATGGTCATCGCGTGAACATTCCTAGCTATCAATGCAGACCGGGCGAATTAATTGGGATCAGAAATACTGAAAAATCCCGTGAACTGGTAAAAGCCAATTTACAATATCCCGGTTTAGCCAACGTTCCTAGCCATTTAGAGTTAGATAAAGAAAAATTAACTGCGAAGGTGAATAGCGTCATTGAACGGGAATGGGTGGCTTTACAAATTAACGAACTGTTAGTGGTTGAATATTATTCACGTCAAGCCTAA
- the moaA gene encoding GTP 3',8-cyclase MoaA — protein MNLVDYLRISLIDRCNFQCQYCMPEGAEIDYILQQNLLTLDELLTLLREVFIPVGFTRFRLTGGEPLLRPGVVELVKQINAFPETKDVAMTTNGFLLAGMAEDLYKAGLRRINISLDSLDPDIFDQIIGNRGRSRWQQVWEGIQAAYEVGFNPLKLNVVVIPGVNDHEVLELAKLTIERQWHVRFIEFMPIGNNDLFADRGWISSEELRQQIREKWGLETAQVRGNGPADVFQIPGAKGTLGFISQMSECFCDRCNRMRLSADGWLRPCLLNETGQIDLKTPLRQNVTFEELREQVNNLLTIKPDINFKQRDSGTTGNYSRTMSQIGG, from the coding sequence ATGAACCTTGTTGATTATCTTCGCATTAGTTTGATTGACCGTTGTAACTTCCAGTGTCAATATTGTATGCCCGAAGGAGCAGAAATTGATTATATCCTGCAACAGAATTTGTTGACTCTGGATGAACTATTAACGCTGTTGCGAGAGGTATTTATCCCCGTTGGGTTTACTCGATTTCGGTTAACCGGAGGTGAACCTTTATTACGTCCGGGGGTGGTAGAGTTGGTCAAACAAATTAACGCCTTTCCTGAAACAAAAGATGTGGCGATGACAACTAATGGCTTTTTATTAGCAGGAATGGCAGAGGATCTATATAAAGCTGGACTGCGACGGATTAATATTAGTTTAGATTCCCTTGATCCTGATATTTTTGATCAAATTATCGGCAACCGAGGACGCAGCCGATGGCAACAGGTTTGGGAGGGAATACAAGCTGCTTATGAGGTGGGTTTTAATCCTTTAAAATTAAACGTTGTGGTAATTCCTGGGGTGAATGATCATGAGGTTTTGGAGTTAGCAAAATTAACAATTGAACGACAATGGCACGTTAGATTTATTGAATTTATGCCCATTGGAAATAACGATTTATTTGCTGATCGCGGTTGGATTTCTTCAGAAGAATTAAGACAACAAATTCGAGAAAAATGGGGATTAGAAACTGCACAGGTGAGGGGAAACGGCCCTGCGGATGTCTTTCAAATTCCGGGGGCGAAAGGAACATTAGGATTTATTAGTCAGATGTCAGAATGTTTTTGCGATCGCTGTAACCGCATGAGATTATCGGCTGATGGCTGGTTACGGCCTTGTTTACTCAATGAAACCGGACAAATTGACTTAAAAACTCCTCTGCGTCAAAATGTGACGTTTGAGGAGTTACGAGAACAGGTGAATAACCTATTAACAATTAAACCCGATATTAATTTTAAACAACGGGACTCTGGTACAACAGGAAATTACTCTCGAACCATGTCCCAAATTGGGGGATAG